Proteins found in one Micromonospora sp. WMMD1082 genomic segment:
- a CDS encoding amino acid adenylation domain-containing protein translates to MPTFPELFAEQVRRTPDAPALTDGRATASYAQLDTAADAVAHLLLARGVGPEQLVGIALRSSRAVEAIIGVLKTGAGYLPIDLSYPAQRIEFTLRHARPPVVLTSAADAALLPDLGPDGPVRVLLDDPETVAELAMAPTRPVTDTDRHEPLLPRHPAYVIYTSGSTGEPKGVVIEHRQLTHYLTYARNHYPGLRGRALLHSSLAFDLTITALFAPLISGGLLHVTTLKDAPNGIRPAFVKVTPSHVPLLSTLPPAASPTGELMAGGELLLGEVVDAWRRRNPGARVVNEYGPTETTVGCSTLVIEPGDEVPPGPLPIGQPMPGTAFHVLDDRLRPTPVGEIGELYIAGDQLARGYLGRPSLTAARFVANPFGPPGSRMYRSGDLIRPTADGGYEFMGRIDTQTKINGYRIELGEVEAAFTRHPDVAHAAAVVRGTRADRRQLVAYVVWVDGAAVDAKQLLKHVAQTLPDYSVPVAVVALPALPLTPNGKLDVAALPAPQTGADGYHPPTDDVQRLLCDLFEEFVQVEPIGIDDDFFHRGGTSVGAAQLVNEARRRGLHVGLRDLMDNRTPRRLSDFCRRAAAGSPSDAPD, encoded by the coding sequence TTGCCGACGTTTCCGGAGCTCTTCGCGGAGCAGGTCCGGCGTACCCCGGACGCGCCGGCGCTGACCGACGGCCGCGCCACGGCGTCCTACGCCCAGCTCGACACCGCCGCCGATGCCGTGGCGCACCTGCTGCTCGCCCGTGGGGTCGGGCCCGAGCAACTGGTCGGTATCGCCCTCCGGTCGTCCCGGGCCGTGGAGGCGATCATCGGCGTGCTGAAGACCGGCGCGGGCTACCTGCCGATCGACCTGTCGTACCCGGCGCAGCGGATCGAGTTCACGCTCCGGCACGCGCGGCCCCCCGTCGTGCTGACCAGCGCGGCCGACGCCGCCCTGCTGCCCGATCTCGGGCCGGACGGCCCGGTCCGGGTGCTGCTCGACGACCCGGAGACCGTCGCCGAGTTGGCCATGGCGCCGACCCGCCCGGTGACCGACACCGACCGGCACGAGCCGCTGCTGCCCCGCCACCCGGCGTACGTGATCTACACGTCCGGTTCGACCGGCGAGCCCAAGGGCGTCGTGATCGAACATCGGCAGCTCACCCACTACCTGACCTACGCGCGAAACCACTACCCGGGGCTGCGCGGGCGCGCCCTGCTGCACTCCTCACTCGCCTTCGACCTCACCATCACCGCCCTGTTCGCGCCGCTGATCAGTGGCGGTCTGCTGCACGTGACCACGCTGAAGGACGCGCCGAACGGGATCCGGCCCGCGTTCGTCAAGGTCACGCCGTCGCACGTACCGCTGCTGTCGACGCTGCCGCCGGCCGCCTCACCCACCGGTGAGCTGATGGCCGGCGGCGAACTGCTGCTCGGCGAGGTGGTCGACGCCTGGCGACGGCGCAATCCGGGCGCGCGGGTGGTCAACGAGTACGGGCCGACCGAGACCACGGTCGGGTGCAGCACGCTGGTCATCGAGCCGGGCGACGAGGTGCCGCCGGGGCCACTGCCCATCGGCCAGCCGATGCCCGGCACCGCCTTCCACGTGCTCGACGACCGGCTGCGGCCGACCCCGGTGGGTGAGATCGGCGAGCTGTACATCGCCGGTGACCAACTGGCCCGGGGCTACCTGGGGCGGCCGTCGCTCACCGCGGCGCGGTTCGTGGCCAACCCGTTCGGGCCACCCGGCAGCCGCATGTACCGCTCCGGCGACCTGATCCGCCCGACCGCCGACGGCGGCTACGAGTTCATGGGCCGGATCGACACCCAGACGAAGATCAACGGCTACCGGATCGAGCTGGGCGAGGTCGAGGCCGCGTTCACCCGCCACCCCGACGTGGCACACGCGGCGGCCGTCGTCCGGGGCACCCGCGCCGACCGCCGCCAGCTCGTCGCGTACGTGGTGTGGGTGGACGGGGCGGCCGTCGACGCGAAGCAGCTGCTCAAGCACGTCGCGCAGACGCTGCCCGACTACTCGGTGCCGGTGGCCGTGGTGGCACTGCCGGCGTTGCCGCTGACCCCCAACGGCAAGCTCGACGTCGCCGCGCTGCCCGCGCCGCAGACCGGGGCCGACGGGTACCACCCGCCCACCGACGACGTCCAACGGCTGCTCTGCGACCTGTTCGAGGAGTTCGTGCAGGTCGAACCGATCGGGATCGACGACGACTTCTTCCACCGCGGCGGCACCAGCGTCGGCGCGGCCCAGCTCGTCAACGAGGCCCGCCGGCGCGGCCTGCACGTCGGGCTGCGCGACCTCATGGACAACCGGACGCCACGGCGCCTGAGTGACTTCTGCCGCCGCGCGGCGGCCGGGTCTCCTTCCGACGCCCCTGACTGA
- a CDS encoding histidine kinase, with protein sequence MAGSESGVEPDRRLRLARLLTLLSLSTVVLASLVLPGIGLFFAAGPGLVVVGTVGILAFTAGQAGALYGVVTPWLARPIQNRLTWSFVVCAVVSVPLVGPVGTDRWPTWLWLGASVLGTLPLLVRRWDVGAGVVVATLVAAVLVAVWTGADPVLHLWLTAAIGAGLAAVNVLPVLLWDLLMQAQAGRAAQARLAVTEERLRFARDLHDLLGHSLSVIALKAELAERLAPIDAERAGLEAAEARQVAATALTDMREAVHGYRAVDLRDQVTAVEQVLRSSGVRCTVTQPTDPLPADAAGQLVPVLREASTNVLRHSRATWCTIEIRQDGEEVRMTVVNDGAAGAEPDRHSFGLRGLADRLAYAGGALRTSSRDGVFTLEATVRRAT encoded by the coding sequence ATGGCTGGAAGCGAATCGGGGGTGGAGCCCGATCGTCGGCTCCGGCTCGCTCGGCTGCTGACCCTGCTGTCGCTGTCCACCGTGGTCCTGGCGAGCCTCGTCCTGCCCGGCATCGGGTTGTTCTTCGCCGCCGGGCCGGGCCTGGTGGTGGTGGGCACGGTCGGCATTCTCGCCTTTACCGCGGGCCAGGCCGGCGCGCTCTACGGCGTGGTCACCCCCTGGCTCGCCCGGCCCATCCAGAACCGCCTGACCTGGTCATTCGTGGTCTGCGCCGTGGTGTCGGTGCCACTCGTCGGCCCGGTCGGCACCGACCGGTGGCCGACCTGGCTGTGGCTCGGCGCGTCGGTGCTCGGCACCCTCCCGCTGCTCGTCCGCCGGTGGGACGTCGGCGCGGGCGTGGTGGTCGCCACCCTCGTCGCGGCCGTCCTGGTGGCCGTGTGGACCGGCGCGGACCCGGTCCTGCACCTGTGGCTCACCGCCGCCATCGGGGCCGGCCTGGCCGCCGTCAACGTCCTGCCGGTGCTCCTCTGGGATCTGCTGATGCAGGCGCAGGCCGGCCGCGCCGCACAGGCCCGGCTGGCGGTGACGGAGGAGCGGCTGCGGTTCGCCCGCGACCTGCACGACCTGCTCGGGCACAGCCTGTCGGTGATCGCGCTGAAGGCGGAACTGGCGGAGCGGCTGGCCCCGATCGACGCGGAGCGGGCCGGCCTGGAGGCCGCGGAGGCCCGGCAGGTCGCGGCGACCGCCCTCACCGACATGCGCGAGGCGGTGCACGGCTACCGCGCGGTCGACCTGCGCGACCAGGTCACGGCGGTGGAGCAGGTGCTGCGCTCGTCCGGGGTACGCTGTACGGTCACCCAACCGACCGACCCGCTGCCCGCCGACGCCGCCGGCCAGCTCGTGCCGGTGCTGCGCGAGGCCAGCACCAACGTGCTCCGGCACAGCCGGGCGACCTGGTGCACCATCGAGATCCGGCAGGACGGCGAGGAGGTCCGGATGACGGTCGTCAACGACGGCGCGGCCGGCGCCGAGCCCGACCGGCACAGCTTCGGGTTGCGCGGGCTGGCCGACCGGCTCGCGTACGCGGGCGGTGCCCTGCGGACCTCGTCCCGGGACGGGGTGTTCACGCTGGAGGCGACGGTACGGAGGGCGACGTGA
- a CDS encoding TauD/TfdA family dioxygenase: MEISPQPDQKFGVVVEGFDANTASDDDIATLKNTVYTNKIAVLKNQDLDPHGFLALGRRMGRVEPYYEPVYHHPEVKEVFVSSNVSSEGGAQIGVPKTGRFWHSDYQFMPQAFDLTLIYPQVVPTQNRGTYFINMVEAYDRLSEDLKTAVKGTSAVQSVRRYFKIRPSDVYRPIKEILEEIEAKTPAVVRPTLYTHRFSGETVLYISEAGTESIQDENGRANPELLRELLEATGQLDMTFSNDLIQLQTFEKGDMLIWDNMSLIHRALHTATPEPAVSYRVTVWDD, from the coding sequence GTGGAAATCAGCCCACAGCCCGACCAGAAGTTCGGTGTCGTGGTGGAGGGGTTCGACGCGAACACGGCGTCGGACGACGACATCGCCACGCTGAAGAACACGGTCTACACAAACAAGATCGCCGTACTCAAGAACCAGGATCTCGACCCGCACGGCTTCCTCGCCCTCGGCCGCCGGATGGGCCGCGTCGAGCCCTACTACGAGCCGGTCTACCACCACCCCGAGGTCAAGGAGGTCTTCGTCTCCTCGAACGTGAGCAGCGAGGGCGGAGCCCAGATCGGCGTGCCGAAGACCGGCCGTTTCTGGCACTCGGACTATCAGTTCATGCCGCAGGCGTTCGACCTCACGCTGATCTACCCGCAGGTCGTGCCGACCCAGAACCGCGGCACGTACTTCATCAACATGGTCGAGGCGTACGACCGGCTCAGCGAGGACCTGAAGACCGCCGTGAAGGGCACCAGCGCGGTACAGAGCGTCCGCCGCTACTTCAAGATCCGGCCGAGCGACGTGTACCGGCCGATCAAGGAGATCCTGGAGGAGATCGAGGCGAAGACCCCGGCGGTGGTGCGGCCGACGCTGTACACCCACCGGTTCAGCGGCGAGACGGTGCTCTACATCAGCGAGGCCGGCACCGAGTCCATCCAGGACGAGAACGGCAGGGCCAACCCCGAGCTGCTGCGCGAGCTGCTGGAAGCCACCGGCCAGCTCGACATGACCTTCTCCAACGATCTGATCCAGCTCCAGACGTTCGAGAAGGGCGACATGTTGATCTGGGACAACATGAGCCTCATCCACCGGGCGCTGCACACCGCGACGCCCGAGCCCGCGGTGTCCTACCGGGTGACCGTCTGGGACGACTGA
- a CDS encoding thioesterase domain-containing protein, producing MRRSSWQTLRPGDPGALTLTVDFTSTGRTQACFRDLVPHLDVPGDIWETVAPGVREAADMSGDDYVDRWADEVVRSGQQAAVVLGYCVGAVFAAPLAQRLAARQAQPPRLVLLDPELPNTLGLYRDFHRVADALATILSEEELAQFHDAGFTVRDTHGYGDISVIGPALADIFRGATTTAAERLGLDDDIRDELTGAFASFVHYLSAAQTIDPRARWAEAVAVVSDRSVTSDLQVAEEIRVDVDHDELLRHPEVGRAVSEVVARACDVSTLAG from the coding sequence ATGAGAAGGTCCTCCTGGCAAACGCTCCGACCCGGCGACCCCGGCGCGCTCACGCTGACGGTCGACTTCACCAGCACCGGCCGCACCCAGGCCTGCTTCCGGGACCTCGTACCCCACCTGGACGTGCCCGGCGACATCTGGGAGACGGTGGCCCCCGGCGTCCGGGAGGCGGCCGACATGTCGGGCGACGACTACGTCGACCGGTGGGCGGACGAGGTCGTGCGCAGCGGCCAGCAGGCCGCCGTCGTCCTCGGCTACTGCGTCGGCGCGGTCTTCGCCGCTCCCCTGGCGCAGCGACTCGCCGCCCGCCAGGCGCAGCCGCCCCGGCTGGTGCTGCTCGACCCGGAGCTACCCAACACGCTCGGCCTCTACCGCGACTTCCACCGGGTGGCCGACGCGCTGGCCACGATCCTGTCCGAGGAGGAGCTGGCCCAGTTCCACGACGCCGGCTTCACCGTCCGCGACACCCACGGCTACGGCGACATCAGCGTCATCGGGCCGGCCCTGGCCGACATCTTCCGGGGCGCGACGACCACCGCCGCCGAGCGGCTGGGGCTGGACGACGACATCCGGGATGAGCTGACCGGGGCGTTCGCGTCGTTCGTCCACTACCTGTCCGCCGCCCAGACGATCGATCCCCGGGCCCGGTGGGCGGAGGCCGTCGCGGTCGTCTCGGACCGTTCCGTCACCAGCGACCTGCAGGTGGCCGAGGAGATCCGGGTCGACGTCGACCACGACGAGCTGTTGCGCCACCCCGAGGTCGGGCGGGCCGTCAGCGAGGTCGTCGCCCGGGCCTGCGACGTGTCGACACTGGCCGGGTGA
- a CDS encoding response regulator transcription factor, whose protein sequence is MIRVLLADDEELIRTALAALLSLEPEVEVVAQAPDGRAAVTAALAHRPDVAVVDLEMPELDGLEVTAELASVLPDCKVVILTGHGRPPHLQRALTAGAKGFLPKGSPGGALADVIRRVHAGGRYVDPALAADALTAPQCPLTPRELEVLRLAEYDTPVSVIARRTHLSNGTVRNHLAAVVSKLGVSSRAEALRIAHHNGWL, encoded by the coding sequence GTGATTCGGGTGCTGCTGGCCGATGACGAGGAGCTGATCCGGACCGCCCTGGCCGCGCTGCTGTCGCTCGAACCGGAAGTCGAGGTGGTGGCGCAGGCGCCGGACGGCCGGGCGGCCGTGACCGCGGCACTGGCGCACCGGCCGGACGTGGCCGTGGTGGATCTGGAGATGCCGGAGCTGGACGGGTTGGAGGTCACCGCCGAACTGGCGTCGGTCCTGCCGGACTGCAAGGTCGTCATCCTCACCGGGCACGGCCGGCCCCCGCATCTGCAACGGGCGCTCACCGCCGGCGCGAAGGGCTTCCTGCCCAAAGGGTCGCCGGGTGGCGCGCTCGCCGACGTGATCCGCCGGGTGCACGCCGGTGGCCGGTACGTCGACCCGGCGCTGGCCGCCGACGCGCTGACCGCGCCGCAGTGCCCGTTGACACCACGGGAGCTGGAGGTGCTCCGCCTCGCCGAGTACGACACCCCGGTGTCGGTGATCGCGCGCCGGACGCACCTGTCCAACGGCACCGTACGCAACCACCTCGCGGCCGTCGTCAGCAAGCTCGGGGTGAGTTCCCGGGCCGAGGCGCTACGGATCGCCCACCACAACGGGTGGCTCTGA
- a CDS encoding condensation domain-containing protein — MPEQVPATRRETALWLLEKMVPGNGVNNLSFALEVDGRLDPEVLRRAVAAIVDRHDVLRTVFRADDESLTRDVLEPGEIALPVRPVAHSGDVQADLTAFVAEPFSFDARPLVRAGHWSDGTRDVFCLVTHHLIADAMSTALLQQEFVEAYSAIAAGTGYAPGRVPPTPEAPSRPASLAYWRQALAGLEPAPAGLWCAHPEPVEPTLAARIVEHPLSPAAREAVRRLQRELRAPEAVVLLAGYQLLLHAHGAGRDIVVGSPFNVRDLAGPPPIGYHANLLPLRVAVDPSDTFRALVRRTRGVFFDAMAHADAALETITPDLPNTAPSAWRSSFFRYLFNYLPAPPDTPVEVGGHPARRLPVENGFSRFDLEFFVTSAADVTHIRAAYCVQAIDQEDVRLLLDRYDALLASLGAVIERPLRELTVWAPRDRAVIDGAHRPATGPPATTVPDGVRDAVVATPDAVAVEDGDRTVRYRELWSLAGATGEAVGTDPGVVAVSAPRSAGLAAAVLGVWRAGGSVLALDPAQDPAEAGRLLSTADATCLVTDDPLGPLATAFAGRVLPLPNATGGAAPSNPTADPAASTAAAPGRAVDAEAVALLTYPVDGEPAPAALTHAGLAAAVAGRREAQRATAVLWLTSVAAGQSLLELLAPLATGGRVVVAADPARDDPALLGALLERHHVDLVPATPTRWRRLVEPLGTRLAGRHVLAGPQPLPPTLDTDLARAGCRVHHGYGPAGYAGDALVASAPADGAPAGPAAPVTGVRAFVSAPDGRELPVGVRGELCLAGPGVPAGYPGRPNLDAERIGEHPSYGRFLRTGELARWRPDGRLELLGAVRREVVLDGRRIRLPEVEATLAGHPEVVLVAVVPTTTPRPGLIAYVESAGKPGLAERLGAYAARNLPSPAVPVRIDVRDALPTTLADTIDLARLERQAAEGHGAADASAEPDELTATLVALWRELLDEPALEADANFFMSGGHSLLGAQLVQRIKKTTGLPVRLADLFANPTPEDLARHLRLLDDEDDGGPTA, encoded by the coding sequence ATGCCGGAGCAGGTGCCGGCCACCCGCCGGGAGACGGCGCTGTGGCTGCTGGAGAAGATGGTGCCGGGCAACGGCGTCAACAATCTCAGCTTCGCCCTGGAGGTCGACGGGCGGCTCGACCCCGAGGTGCTGCGCCGGGCCGTGGCGGCGATCGTCGACCGGCACGACGTCCTGCGTACCGTCTTCCGCGCCGACGACGAGTCGCTGACCCGCGACGTGCTGGAGCCGGGCGAGATCGCCCTGCCGGTGCGGCCGGTCGCCCACTCCGGCGACGTGCAGGCCGACCTGACCGCGTTCGTCGCCGAGCCGTTCTCGTTCGACGCCCGACCGCTGGTGCGCGCCGGCCACTGGTCCGATGGCACCCGCGACGTGTTCTGCCTGGTCACGCACCACCTGATCGCCGACGCGATGTCGACCGCCCTGCTGCAACAGGAGTTCGTCGAGGCCTACTCGGCGATCGCCGCCGGCACGGGCTACGCCCCCGGACGCGTCCCGCCGACCCCGGAGGCGCCGTCCCGGCCGGCCAGCCTGGCGTACTGGCGGCAGGCCCTGGCCGGCCTCGAACCGGCGCCGGCCGGACTGTGGTGCGCGCACCCGGAGCCGGTCGAGCCGACGCTGGCGGCGCGGATCGTCGAACACCCGCTCTCCCCCGCCGCCCGGGAGGCCGTCCGCCGGCTCCAGCGGGAGTTGCGCGCACCGGAGGCGGTGGTGCTGCTGGCCGGCTACCAGCTGTTGCTGCACGCGCACGGCGCCGGTCGGGACATCGTCGTCGGGTCGCCGTTCAACGTCCGGGACCTGGCCGGCCCGCCGCCGATCGGCTACCACGCCAACCTGCTGCCGCTGCGGGTCGCCGTCGACCCGTCGGACACCTTCCGGGCGCTGGTCCGGCGTACCCGGGGCGTGTTCTTCGACGCGATGGCCCACGCGGACGCGGCGTTGGAGACCATCACCCCGGACCTGCCCAACACCGCACCGTCGGCCTGGCGGTCGTCGTTCTTCCGCTACCTGTTCAACTACCTGCCGGCGCCGCCGGACACCCCGGTCGAGGTCGGTGGCCACCCGGCGCGGCGGCTGCCGGTAGAGAACGGCTTCAGCCGCTTCGACCTGGAGTTCTTCGTGACCTCCGCCGCCGACGTCACGCACATCCGGGCGGCGTACTGCGTGCAGGCGATCGACCAGGAGGACGTACGGCTGCTCCTGGACCGCTACGACGCGCTGCTGGCATCGCTCGGCGCGGTGATCGAACGGCCGCTGCGGGAGCTGACCGTGTGGGCCCCCCGCGATCGGGCGGTGATCGACGGGGCGCACCGCCCCGCCACCGGCCCGCCGGCCACGACCGTGCCGGATGGCGTCCGGGATGCCGTGGTGGCCACCCCGGACGCCGTGGCGGTCGAGGACGGCGACCGGACCGTCCGCTACCGGGAGCTGTGGTCGCTGGCCGGGGCCACCGGAGAGGCGGTCGGCACCGACCCGGGCGTCGTGGCGGTCTCGGCCCCCCGGTCGGCCGGGCTGGCCGCCGCCGTGCTCGGCGTGTGGCGGGCCGGCGGGTCGGTGCTGGCGCTCGACCCGGCGCAGGACCCGGCCGAGGCGGGCCGGCTGCTCTCCACTGCGGACGCGACGTGCCTGGTCACCGACGATCCGCTCGGGCCGCTGGCGACGGCCTTCGCCGGCCGGGTGCTCCCGCTGCCGAACGCGACCGGCGGGGCCGCACCGAGCAATCCCACCGCCGACCCGGCGGCGTCGACCGCCGCCGCTCCCGGTCGGGCGGTCGACGCCGAGGCCGTCGCCCTGCTGACGTACCCGGTCGACGGCGAACCCGCACCCGCCGCGCTGACCCATGCCGGCCTCGCCGCTGCCGTCGCCGGCCGGCGGGAGGCGCAGCGGGCCACCGCCGTGCTCTGGTTGACCTCGGTCGCGGCCGGCCAGTCGCTGCTGGAGCTGCTCGCACCGCTGGCGACCGGCGGCCGGGTGGTCGTCGCGGCGGACCCGGCCCGCGACGATCCCGCGCTGCTCGGCGCGCTGCTGGAACGGCACCACGTCGACCTCGTCCCGGCGACTCCGACCCGCTGGCGCCGCCTGGTGGAACCGCTCGGCACCCGGCTCGCCGGCCGGCACGTGCTCGCCGGCCCGCAGCCGCTGCCACCGACCCTCGACACCGATCTGGCCCGCGCGGGCTGCCGGGTCCACCACGGTTACGGCCCGGCCGGATACGCCGGCGATGCCCTGGTGGCGAGCGCCCCGGCCGACGGCGCCCCGGCCGGTCCCGCCGCCCCGGTCACCGGGGTACGCGCGTTCGTGTCCGCGCCGGACGGGCGGGAGCTGCCGGTCGGCGTCCGGGGCGAGCTGTGTCTGGCCGGTCCCGGCGTGCCGGCCGGCTACCCGGGCCGGCCCAACCTGGACGCCGAGCGGATCGGCGAGCACCCGTCGTACGGGCGCTTCCTCCGCACCGGCGAGCTGGCCCGTTGGCGGCCCGACGGCCGGCTGGAACTGCTCGGCGCGGTGCGGCGCGAGGTCGTCCTCGACGGCCGACGGATCCGCCTGCCCGAGGTCGAGGCCACGCTGGCCGGGCACCCCGAAGTGGTGCTGGTCGCCGTCGTACCGACGACGACGCCGAGACCGGGCCTGATCGCGTACGTCGAGTCAGCCGGCAAGCCGGGCCTGGCCGAGCGTCTGGGCGCGTACGCCGCGCGGAACCTGCCGTCCCCCGCCGTCCCGGTCCGTATCGACGTCCGCGACGCGCTGCCCACGACGCTCGCCGACACCATCGACCTCGCCCGGCTGGAGCGTCAGGCCGCCGAGGGCCATGGTGCGGCAGACGCGTCGGCGGAGCCGGACGAACTCACCGCGACGCTCGTCGCGCTCTGGCGCGAGCTGCTCGACGAGCCGGCCCTGGAAGCCGACGCGAACTTCTTCATGAGCGGCGGCCACTCGCTGCTGGGCGCCCAGTTGGTGCAGCGGATCAAGAAGACGACCGGACTGCCGGTCCGGCTGGCCGACCTGTTCGCCAACCCCACGCCGGAGGACCTCGCCAGGCACCTGCGCCTCCTCGACGACGAGGACGACGGCGGACCCACCGCCTGA
- a CDS encoding ABC transporter permease: MTVTTPAAPATISTLRQLWALFRMELAILRRDRAALGISVFAPLLVAILLTTGYQGDAAAYRVASLLSIVGVATVHHHLTATYAVRRQELVLKRLRAGLPAGWAILVGTASGIVAIFLCQSVVLIAYAVVFLDVQVPANPLALIASLVLGSALFAAVSAAVSAVTRTSEAALLTTLPTMIFFCAAPGAVVPMGALPPAVENVLWWLPMGSFTELIRNGWLGRDLWGPELTPFGGAVDLVLMVAVLMVWLVHGLLAARYWFRWEPRH; this comes from the coding sequence GTGACCGTGACGACCCCCGCCGCACCGGCGACGATCAGCACGCTGCGTCAGCTGTGGGCGCTGTTCCGGATGGAGTTGGCCATCCTGCGCCGCGACCGCGCGGCGCTGGGCATCTCGGTATTCGCGCCGCTGCTCGTCGCGATCCTGCTCACGACGGGCTACCAGGGCGACGCGGCCGCGTACCGGGTGGCGAGCCTGCTCTCCATCGTGGGCGTCGCGACGGTCCACCACCACCTGACCGCGACCTACGCCGTACGCCGGCAGGAACTCGTCCTCAAGCGGCTGCGCGCCGGCCTGCCGGCCGGCTGGGCGATCCTGGTCGGCACGGCCAGCGGCATCGTGGCGATCTTCCTCTGCCAGTCCGTGGTCCTCATCGCGTACGCGGTGGTGTTTCTCGACGTCCAGGTGCCCGCCAACCCGCTCGCGCTGATCGCCAGCCTGGTGCTCGGGTCCGCGTTGTTCGCTGCCGTCTCGGCGGCGGTCTCGGCGGTCACCCGTACGTCGGAGGCGGCGCTGCTGACCACCCTGCCCACGATGATCTTCTTCTGCGCCGCGCCCGGGGCGGTCGTGCCGATGGGGGCACTCCCGCCGGCCGTGGAGAACGTGTTGTGGTGGCTACCCATGGGCTCGTTCACCGAGCTGATCCGGAACGGTTGGCTGGGCCGCGACCTCTGGGGGCCGGAACTCACCCCGTTCGGCGGCGCGGTCGACCTCGTCCTGATGGTGGCGGTGCTGATGGTGTGGCTCGTCCACGGGCTCCTGGCGGCGAGGTACTGGTTCCGCTGGGAACCTCGGCACTGA
- a CDS encoding TauD/TfdA family dioxygenase, with product MSIEVKPLVGTGATFALDEQERTEVEVLASYLAEVEPRLVDEPVWLAAARDLSSSLPVRLRQAMRRFARDPGQEGLLLLKNLPTRPELLPGTPTVAGSVQRASTLPAAVEVLVALQLGDLIAFQEEKSGALVQDVVPVPGMEQFQGNAGSVRLSLHVENAFHVNRPDYVGLHCLRADHDGFAGTEVASIRNALPRLSDEDRAVLHRPCFVTAPPASFGAMDGPPAPHAILSGDPEDPDVQVDFESTRPVGPEATRAMEALGDALAAVYRKVVLEPGHLVFLDNRIALHGRSAFEPRYDGRDRWLQRVFVHRDMRRSRSLRADDGYVISSRF from the coding sequence GTGTCCATTGAGGTCAAGCCGCTCGTCGGGACCGGCGCCACCTTCGCGCTCGACGAACAGGAGCGCACCGAGGTGGAGGTGCTTGCCAGCTATCTCGCGGAGGTCGAGCCCCGGCTCGTCGACGAACCGGTCTGGCTCGCCGCCGCCCGGGATCTGTCCAGCAGCCTGCCGGTGCGGCTGCGTCAGGCGATGCGCCGCTTCGCCCGAGACCCCGGCCAGGAGGGGCTGCTCCTGCTCAAGAATCTGCCGACCCGGCCCGAGCTGCTGCCGGGCACGCCCACCGTGGCGGGCTCGGTGCAGCGGGCCAGCACCCTGCCGGCCGCCGTCGAGGTGCTGGTGGCGTTGCAGCTGGGCGACCTGATCGCGTTTCAGGAGGAGAAGTCGGGCGCGCTGGTGCAGGACGTGGTGCCGGTGCCGGGCATGGAGCAGTTCCAGGGCAATGCCGGTTCGGTACGCCTCAGCCTGCACGTGGAGAACGCCTTCCACGTGAACCGGCCCGACTACGTCGGCCTGCACTGCCTGCGCGCCGATCACGACGGGTTCGCCGGCACCGAGGTCGCGTCGATCCGCAACGCGCTGCCCCGGCTCTCCGACGAGGACCGGGCGGTCCTGCACCGGCCGTGCTTCGTCACCGCGCCGCCCGCCTCCTTCGGCGCGATGGATGGGCCCCCCGCACCGCACGCGATCCTCAGCGGCGACCCCGAGGACCCGGACGTGCAGGTGGACTTCGAGAGCACCCGGCCGGTGGGGCCGGAGGCGACCCGGGCGATGGAGGCCCTCGGTGACGCGCTGGCGGCGGTCTACCGCAAGGTCGTCCTGGAGCCGGGGCACCTGGTGTTCCTGGACAACCGGATCGCCCTGCACGGCCGTTCGGCGTTCGAGCCCCGCTACGACGGCCGCGACCGGTGGTTGCAGCGGGTCTTCGTGCACCGGGACATGCGCCGGTCACGGTCCCTGCGGGCCGACGACGGCTATGTGATCTCCAGTCGTTTCTGA